The window TGCGCGCACCGATCCTGCCGATCAACGTGGCCTCGTTCTTCGCGACGGCCGGCATGTACGCCAACCACCTGCTCACCACCCAGGAGGCCCTGGCACCCGCCGCGACCGGCTACGGCCTGGCCACCACGACCGCCGCCGCCGGGCTCTTCCTGCTGCCGTCCGCCGTGACGATGATCGCCCTCGCGCCCCTCGCCGCCCGTGTGATCAGCCGCTTCGGCGGGCAGCGCGCCCTGCTGCTGGGGTCGTCGCTCATGGCCGCGGCGTTCCTGCTGCGGATGCTGTTCCACGGCGCGGCCCTGCCCGTCCTGCTCGGCTCGGCACTGGTCGGCGCGGGGGTGGCGTTCGCGTTCGCGGCGATGCCGTCGCTCATCACCGCCTCGGTCCCTCCAGACGAGGTCGCCACCGCGAACGGTGTGAACTCGGTCATCCGCACGCTGTCCGGCGCGGTCGTCGCCGCTCTCTTCGCGTTCGCGATCACCGCCCTGCCCTCGGCCGCCGATCCGTCCTTCCTGTCCGAGCAGGCGCTTCTGCTGTGCTTCGGCGCCGCAGCGCTGTGCGGTGCCGTGACCGCCGTGCTCGCCACCGTCCTCCGCCTCCCCCGTCTCCCGGAGTCGCCATGACCCTGTTCTCGCCACTGACCCTGCGCTCCGTGACGCTGCCCAACCGCATCGGCATCTCCCCCATGTGCATGTACGCGTCCCGTGAGGGCTTCGTGACCGACTTCCACGTCGCGCATCTCGGACGCTTCGCCCTGGGTGGTGCGGGGCTCGTGATCGCCGAGGCGACGGCCGTGCATCCGCGGGGCCGCATCTCGCCGTTCGACGCGGGGCTGTGGAGCGACGAGCAGGTGCCGGGGTGGGGTCGGGTCGCCGAGGTCGTGGGTGCCGCGGGCGCCGTTCCCGGGGTGCAGCTGGGCCACGCGGGGCGGCGGGCAGCGGTGCGCGAGCCGTGGCGGGCCGGTGCACCCCTGGACGAGACCGACGCCGCGGTCGGCCACGGCCCCTGGCCCCTCGACGCCCCGAGCGCCCTGGCGGCAGGACCGGGCCACGCCGTGCCCGCGGCGGTCACCGCGGCCGACATCGCCCGCTCCGTGCAGGACTGGCACGACGCCGCGGTGCGGGCGGTCGCCGCGGGGTTCCGCTTCGTCGAGCTGCACGGCGCCCACGGCTACCTGCTGCACTCGTTCCTCTCCCCCGTGTCGAACCGTCGCACCGACGCGTACGGCGGCAGTCCGCAGAACCGGCTCCGCTACCCGCGCGAGGTGGTCGCCGCCGTGCGGTCGGCGATCGGCGACGGCATCCCGCTGTCGTTCCGGCTGTCCGCGGTCGACGGCGCCGCGGACGGACTGGGGATCGACGACACGGTCGGCATCGCGCGCGCCCTCGCCGCGGAGGGCGTGGACCTCATCGACACCTCGTCCGGGAGCATCACCACCGACCGCTCGACGGACACCAGGGTCCGTCGCGGCTTCGCCTTCCACGCCGACTTCTCCCGCCGCATCCGCGACGAGGCCGGGGTGCCGACCGCGACGGTGGGCCTGATCGTGGACCCCGTGCAGGCCGATCGACTGCTCGACCACGGCGACGCCGATCTCGTGCTGCTCGGCCGGGAGGCGCTCGACGACCCCAACTGGCCGCATCACGCGCGCGCGGCGCTCGGCGACGACAGCCACGAGGGATGGGACGTGCGGTTCGGCAGCGCCCTCGGTCCGCGCGCGCGGACGCTCGCCCGGCTCGCCGCCGCGGGTGAGACCCCGCTCTCGCGCTTCGAGGGCTGAGCCGGAGCCCGAGCACTCAGGGAGCGAGCAGCTCTCTGGCGACCGCATCCCCGTCGAGCAGGTGATTGCGGCGCTCCCGCACGCGCCATCCGTTCGTCGTGCGCACCAGTTCCCACCGGTTGGCGCTGACCCGCTCCGCTTCCCAGTGGTCGCCGTCGCGCAGCAGCACCACGGAGTGCGTCACGGCCACCGCTGTGTCCCCGTCGATCTCGATCCGAGGGGCGGAGAGTACGTGCGCGCAGCCGCGGCGCAGATACTCGCGGTGCGACGGCAGGTCGACCAGGGTCCGGATACCGTCCGCGTCCAGAACCGTGTCGTCAAAGCGGTAGGTGCCATCCGCCGCCCAGAGCGCCGAGACCTCGGCGGCGTCCGCGCTGTCCACGGCGGGCCCGTACCGCGCGATCAGCTCGGCGATCTCTGCGCGGTCCTCGAGCGCCCGCAGCCGCCGTTCGAGATCGGCGCTCACCAGTCCTGCCACGGGATGATCGTGTGCACCGGGGTCGACAGAACGACCTCGCCCGCCCCGGGGAACCGCTCTTCCACGGCGCGCAGAGCCGGGGTCACGAGGTCGGGATCGTCCTCCAGATAGAGCAGGC of the Microbacterium sufflavum genome contains:
- a CDS encoding nuclear transport factor 2 family protein, with the translated sequence MSADLERRLRALEDRAEIAELIARYGPAVDSADAAEVSALWAADGTYRFDDTVLDADGIRTLVDLPSHREYLRRGCAHVLSAPRIEIDGDTAVAVTHSVVLLRDGDHWEAERVSANRWELVRTTNGWRVRERRNHLLDGDAVARELLAP
- a CDS encoding NADH:flavin oxidoreductase/NADH oxidase: MTLFSPLTLRSVTLPNRIGISPMCMYASREGFVTDFHVAHLGRFALGGAGLVIAEATAVHPRGRISPFDAGLWSDEQVPGWGRVAEVVGAAGAVPGVQLGHAGRRAAVREPWRAGAPLDETDAAVGHGPWPLDAPSALAAGPGHAVPAAVTAADIARSVQDWHDAAVRAVAAGFRFVELHGAHGYLLHSFLSPVSNRRTDAYGGSPQNRLRYPREVVAAVRSAIGDGIPLSFRLSAVDGAADGLGIDDTVGIARALAAEGVDLIDTSSGSITTDRSTDTRVRRGFAFHADFSRRIRDEAGVPTATVGLIVDPVQADRLLDHGDADLVLLGREALDDPNWPHHARAALGDDSHEGWDVRFGSALGPRARTLARLAAAGETPLSRFEG